The Paraburkholderia sp. ZP32-5 genome includes a window with the following:
- a CDS encoding MetQ/NlpA family ABC transporter substrate-binding protein, translating to MQRRNILKALTAVVTGAAILTSVGAHADDKVIKVGTIGGPDAQIWEVVTQVAKREGLNVKVVEFNDYIQPNAALDAGDLDANSFQHQPYLDSQIKQRGYKLVNAGLTYISPLGAYSKKLKSLKDLPQGAKVAVPNDPSNENRALLLLQAQGLIKLKDGAGTGGNNATPLDIAANPKKIKFIELDAAQLPRSLADVDAAVINTNFALAAGLQPTKDAIALEDIHSPYANLIAVRAKDKDQPWVKKLVAAYQSEDVRQFIKTQFKGSMVPSF from the coding sequence ATGCAGCGCAGAAACATCCTCAAAGCCCTTACCGCAGTCGTCACCGGTGCGGCGATCCTGACCAGCGTCGGCGCCCATGCGGACGACAAAGTCATCAAGGTCGGCACGATCGGCGGCCCGGACGCGCAAATCTGGGAGGTCGTCACCCAGGTGGCGAAGCGCGAAGGGCTGAACGTGAAGGTCGTCGAATTCAACGATTACATCCAGCCGAACGCCGCGCTCGACGCCGGCGACCTCGACGCGAACAGCTTCCAGCACCAGCCGTATCTCGATAGCCAGATCAAGCAACGCGGCTACAAGCTCGTCAACGCGGGCCTCACGTACATCTCGCCGCTCGGCGCGTACTCGAAGAAGCTGAAGTCGTTGAAGGACCTGCCGCAGGGCGCGAAGGTCGCGGTGCCGAACGATCCGTCGAATGAAAACCGCGCGCTGTTGCTGCTGCAGGCGCAAGGGCTGATCAAGCTGAAGGACGGCGCGGGCACCGGCGGCAACAACGCGACGCCGCTCGATATCGCCGCCAATCCGAAGAAGATCAAGTTCATCGAACTCGACGCCGCGCAACTGCCGCGTTCGCTGGCCGACGTCGACGCCGCCGTGATCAACACGAACTTCGCGCTGGCCGCCGGCCTGCAGCCGACCAAAGATGCGATCGCGCTCGAAGACATCCACAGCCCGTACGCGAACCTGATCGCCGTGCGCGCGAAGGACAAGGACCAGCCGTGGGTCAAGAAGCTGGTTGCCGCGTATCAGTCGGAAGACGTGCGTCAGTTCATCAAGACGCAGTTCAAGGGTTCGATGGTGCCGTCGTTCTAA
- the cyoE gene encoding heme o synthase: MDSTTLSQTPGNRVSQYLALTKPRVTQLAVFCAVIGMFLSTPGMVPWTVLIGGTVGIWLLAGAAFAINCLVEQQIDAKMRRTSWRPSARGEITTPQILLFSAVLGGLGMWTLYTFANPLTMWLTLATFVGYAVIYTLLLKPATPQNIVIGGASGAMPPALGWAAVTGHVPGDAWILVLIIFVWTPPHFWALALYRRKDYENAGLPMLPNTHGEKYTRLHILLYTVILFAVTLMPFISGMSGVVYLGSAVLLGAVFLAYAWKIYREYSDDLARRTFRYSIVYLSLLFAALLIDHYARVVIGA, translated from the coding sequence ATGGACAGCACGACACTCTCCCAAACGCCCGGCAACCGGGTTTCCCAATATCTCGCTCTGACGAAGCCGCGTGTCACGCAGCTCGCGGTGTTCTGCGCGGTCATCGGTATGTTCCTGTCGACACCGGGCATGGTGCCGTGGACCGTACTGATCGGCGGCACCGTCGGCATCTGGCTGCTGGCCGGTGCCGCGTTTGCGATCAATTGCCTCGTCGAGCAGCAGATCGACGCGAAGATGCGCCGCACGTCGTGGCGCCCGTCCGCGCGCGGCGAAATCACCACGCCGCAAATTTTGCTGTTCTCGGCCGTGCTCGGCGGCCTCGGCATGTGGACGCTCTACACGTTCGCGAATCCGCTGACGATGTGGCTGACGCTCGCCACCTTCGTCGGTTATGCGGTGATCTATACGCTGCTGCTGAAGCCGGCCACGCCGCAGAACATCGTGATCGGCGGTGCGTCGGGTGCGATGCCGCCGGCGCTCGGCTGGGCCGCGGTCACCGGGCACGTGCCCGGCGATGCGTGGATTCTCGTGCTGATCATCTTCGTGTGGACGCCGCCGCATTTCTGGGCGCTCGCACTGTATCGCCGAAAGGATTACGAAAACGCCGGTCTACCGATGCTGCCGAACACGCACGGCGAGAAGTACACGCGCCTGCACATCCTGCTTTACACGGTGATTCTCTTCGCGGTCACGCTGATGCCGTTCATCTCCGGCATGAGCGGGGTCGTGTATCTCGGCTCGGCGGTGCTGCTCGGCGCGGTGTTTCTCGCATATGCGTGGAAGATCTACCGCGAATATTCGGACGATCTCGCGCGCCGAACCTTCCGTTACTCGATCGTCTATCTGTCGCTGTTGTTCGCCGCGCTGCTGATCGACCACTATGCGCGCGTCGTGATCGGCGCGTAA
- a CDS encoding SCO family protein, producing MLKKRFARVARATVIACALGGMVGAALVTAGCGKQPPAFTNLDITGNTQFASDFSLPDTSGKIRTLADYKGKVVVLFFGYTHCPDVCPTTMAELSQALQQLGPEDAKRVQVLFVTVDPERDTPQLLAQYVPAFNPTFVGLRPASDEQLAKLAKDFRIYYAKVPGKTPDSYTMDHTAASYVFDTDGKLRLFARDGQGATPWVHDIKLLLD from the coding sequence ATGCTCAAGAAACGCTTTGCGCGTGTCGCGCGCGCCACTGTGATCGCTTGCGCGCTCGGTGGCATGGTTGGTGCCGCGCTCGTCACGGCGGGTTGCGGCAAGCAGCCGCCCGCTTTCACGAATCTCGACATCACCGGCAACACCCAGTTCGCGAGCGATTTCTCGCTGCCCGACACCTCCGGCAAGATCCGCACGCTGGCCGATTACAAGGGCAAGGTGGTGGTGCTGTTCTTTGGCTACACGCATTGCCCGGACGTCTGCCCGACGACGATGGCCGAGCTGTCGCAGGCATTGCAGCAGCTGGGTCCGGAAGACGCGAAGCGTGTGCAGGTGTTGTTCGTCACCGTCGACCCCGAGCGCGATACGCCGCAACTGCTCGCGCAATACGTGCCGGCGTTCAATCCGACCTTCGTCGGCCTGCGTCCCGCTAGCGACGAACAACTCGCGAAGCTCGCAAAGGATTTCCGCATCTACTACGCGAAGGTGCCGGGCAAGACGCCCGACAGCTATACGATGGATCACACGGCCGCGAGCTATGTGTTCGACACGGATGGCAAGCTGCGTCTGTTCGCGCGCGATGGGCAGGGCGCGACGCCGTGGGTGCATGACATCAAGCTGCTGCTCGATTGA
- a CDS encoding bifunctional helix-turn-helix transcriptional regulator/GNAT family N-acetyltransferase, with amino-acid sequence MTDSEALRRAQAVRHFNRFYTRCIGALHERLARSEFSLTEVRVLHELSRGHAQTASVLGRALGLDSGYLSRLLTNFERRNLITRRPSDTDARQSLIALTEHGHATYAPLDDAAVQEALGLLDKLTALSQDRLITAMKLIERLLGDQPPREETVLLRQPRSGECGWLVHRQAQWFAAQYGWDHTFEGVLARVVAEYAQRDDPLREKCWIAEQQGLVIGSVCIVGVSTTVAGVRLLWVEPDARRLGIGAQLLGECIRFARRAGYTKLTLKSASTFVELRRLCERAGFMLASTSAEHRFGQDLTLERWELGL; translated from the coding sequence TTGACCGATTCCGAGGCGCTGCGCCGCGCGCAGGCAGTCCGCCATTTCAACCGCTTCTACACCCGATGCATCGGCGCGCTCCATGAGCGCCTCGCGCGAAGCGAGTTCTCGCTGACGGAAGTACGCGTGCTGCACGAGCTTTCTCGCGGACACGCGCAAACCGCATCGGTGCTGGGTCGTGCGCTCGGTCTCGACAGCGGCTATCTGAGCCGGCTGCTGACCAATTTCGAGCGACGCAATCTGATCACGCGCCGCCCGTCCGATACCGACGCGCGCCAGTCGCTGATCGCGCTCACCGAGCACGGACACGCGACCTATGCGCCGCTCGATGACGCCGCCGTGCAGGAAGCCCTCGGCCTGCTCGACAAGCTCACCGCGCTCTCGCAGGATCGGCTGATCACGGCGATGAAGCTGATCGAGCGGCTACTCGGCGATCAGCCGCCTCGCGAAGAAACCGTGCTGCTGCGGCAGCCGCGCAGCGGTGAATGCGGCTGGCTCGTGCATCGACAGGCGCAATGGTTCGCCGCGCAATACGGCTGGGATCACACGTTCGAGGGCGTGCTCGCGCGTGTCGTCGCCGAATACGCGCAGCGCGACGATCCGCTGCGCGAGAAATGCTGGATCGCCGAGCAGCAAGGCCTGGTGATCGGCTCGGTGTGTATCGTCGGGGTATCGACGACGGTCGCGGGAGTGCGTTTGCTGTGGGTCGAACCGGACGCGCGGCGGCTCGGCATCGGCGCGCAGTTGCTTGGCGAATGCATACGCTTCGCGCGGCGCGCGGGATATACGAAACTCACGTTGAAATCCGCGAGCACGTTCGTCGAGCTGCGGCGGCTATGCGAGCGCGCGGGCTTCATGCTCGCCAGCACGTCGGCGGAGCACCGCTTCGGTCAGGATCTGACGCTCGAACGATGGGAGCTGGGGCTATAA
- a CDS encoding GntR family transcriptional regulator, translating into METRWSALMPDVRNVTPLYLQLARNLATAIHCGVWSAGEALPSERTLSDAIGVSRITARKAIELLVEQGLIRRSRGAGSFITPRVEDPLSRLTGFTKKMQQRGFRPDSVWLERDVRAANRDELLHLGLSPGAAITSLRRLRRADGIVMAVEHSALPVAIVPDPLAIGDSLYSYLEQRGAAVVRALQHFRAVNASSEVAALMDIEPRTALLVITRIGYSVDQRAIELTDTYCRDDYYDFVAELRT; encoded by the coding sequence ATGGAAACTCGCTGGTCCGCATTGATGCCTGACGTGCGCAACGTCACGCCGCTCTATCTGCAGCTCGCGCGCAACCTTGCGACGGCGATCCATTGTGGCGTCTGGTCGGCCGGCGAGGCGCTGCCGTCGGAGCGCACGCTGTCCGACGCGATCGGCGTGTCGCGCATCACCGCGAGGAAGGCCATCGAGCTGCTGGTCGAGCAAGGTCTGATTCGACGTTCGCGCGGCGCGGGCAGTTTTATTACGCCGCGCGTCGAAGATCCGCTGTCGCGCCTCACCGGCTTCACGAAGAAGATGCAGCAGCGCGGTTTCCGGCCGGATTCGGTGTGGCTCGAACGCGATGTGCGCGCGGCCAACCGCGATGAACTGCTGCATCTCGGTCTGTCGCCGGGGGCGGCGATCACGAGCCTGCGGCGGCTGCGACGCGCGGACGGCATCGTGATGGCGGTCGAGCATTCGGCGTTGCCGGTCGCGATCGTGCCTGATCCGCTCGCGATCGGCGATTCGCTGTACAGCTATCTCGAACAACGCGGCGCGGCGGTGGTCCGCGCGCTGCAACACTTCCGCGCGGTCAACGCGTCGAGCGAAGTCGCCGCGCTGATGGACATCGAACCGCGCACCGCGCTGCTCGTCATTACCCGTATCGGCTACAGCGTGGATCAGCGCGCGATCGAGCTGACCGACACCTACTGCCGCGACGACTACTACGACTTCGTCGCCGAACTGCGCACCTGA